In Papaver somniferum cultivar HN1 chromosome 1, ASM357369v1, whole genome shotgun sequence, a genomic segment contains:
- the LOC113307860 gene encoding protein SLOW WALKER 1-like produces the protein MTEVQIGKTYPVKSRLKPKSKKPTSTTESKYWKKSYKTTQIPNLIYPITSIDFSPLTNDFITTYSASATLYSSQTLEPTSKFTSFNDIAYSASYRHDGKLVAFGGESGDVQVFDLKTRSALRRLKGHYRSVRCVKYPKFDNLHLFSGGDDTFVKYWDVASETELLSFQGHKDYVRSGASSPVSSDLFVTGSYDHTVKLWDTRVSSMNSTMNINHGKPVEDVIFLPFGSLLATAGGNSVKIWDVTSGGKLIYAMESHNKTVTSICVGKILKDGSPESDESRLLSVGLDGYMKVFDYSALKITHSMRYPAPLLSVGVSSDSSVRVIGTSNGVIYAGKRKKKDVNGVSGKELGEYSISSAPEKRALRPTNFRYFQRSQSEKPSRGDYLIKRQAKVKVTEHDKLLRKFRHKEALVTVLNGKSPHDMVAVMEELVARKKLLKCVSNLDEDELGLLLNVLHKYCTVPRYAGFLIGLTKRVAQMRAEDIKSSYPLKGYVRNIKRSLMEEISIQNSLQEIQGIISPLLRSAEKAFGN, from the coding sequence ATGACGGAAGTACAGATTGGGAAAACCTATCCAGTAAAATCAAgactaaaaccaaaatcaaagaaACCCACATCAACAACAGAATCAAAATACTGGAAAAAATCATACAAAACCACTCAAATCCCCAACCTAATTTACCCAATCACATCCATCGATTTCTCCCCTTTAACAAATGATTTCATCACAACTTATTCAGCTTCAGCAACACTCTACAGCTCACAAACCTTGGAACCCACTTctaaatttacttcctttaatgATATAGCATACTCTGCTAGTTACCGTCATGATGGGAAACTTGTTGCTTTTGGTGGTGAATCAGGAGATGTTCAAGTTTTTGATCTTAAAACTCGATCAGCACTTCGTCGATTGAAAGGTCATTATCGTTCTGTTCGTTGTGTTAAGTATCCCAAATTTGATAATCTTCATTTGTTTTCAGGAGGTGATGATACATTTGTTAAGTATTGGGATGTGGCTTCTGAAACTGAGTTGCTTAGTTTCCAGGGTCATAAAGATTATGTAAGGTCTGGGGCATCGTCTCCTGTAAGTTCTGATTTGTTTGTTACTGGTTCATATGATCATACAGTTAAGTTATGGGATACTAGGGTTTCGTCTATGAATTCTACTATGAATATTAACCATGGTAAGCCTGTTGAGGATGTGATATTTTTACCATTTGGTAGTTTATTAGCTACTGCTGGTGGTAATTCTGTCAAAATTTGGGATGTTACTAGTGGAGGGAAATTAATTTATGCTATGGAAAGTCATAATAAGACCGTGACTTCGATTTGTGTTGGTAAAATTTTGAAAGATGGGAGTCCAGAGTCTGATGAGAGTAGACTTTTAAGTGTTGGGTTAGATGGGTATATGAAAGTGTTTGACTATTCGGCTTTAAAGATTACACATTCCATGAGGTATCCTGCGCCGTTGTTGTCTGTTGGTGTTTCCAGTGATTCGTCTGTGAGGGTTATTGGTACTTCTAATGGTGTTATTTATGCTGgtaaaaggaaaaagaaggatGTCAATGGTGTTAGTGGAAAGGAGTTGGGGGAATATAGTATTAGTTCCGCACCAGAGAAGCGAGCTTTGAGGCCGACCAATTTCCGATACTTTCAACGAAGTCAAAGCGAGAAACCTTCTCGAGGAGATTACCTGATTAAGAGACAAGCGAAAGTGAAGGTAACTGAACATGACAAGCTTTTGAGGAAGTTTAGGCATAAGGAAGCTTTGGTAACTGTGTTGAATGGGAAGTCGCCACATGATATGGTGGCAGTAATGGAAGAATTGGTTGCTAGGAAGAAGTTGTTAAAGTGCGTTTCTAATCTGGACgaagatgaacttggtttgttATTGAATGTCTTGCATAAGTATTGTACCGTGCCTAGATATGCTGGTTTCTTAATTGGATTAACAAAGAGAGTTGCACAGATGCGAGCTGAAGATATTAAAAGTTCTTATCCTTTGAAGGGATATGTTCGGAATATTAAGCGTTCACTCATGGAAGAAATAAGTATACAAAATTCTTTGCAAGAGATTCAAGGTATTATTTCGCCATTGCTGAGGAGTGCAGAAAAAGCTTTTGGTAACTAG